The genomic interval gGCTTCCGGCATGCCCGGCCCCCTCACGGTTACACCGTCTGATGAGCCGTCGGGCGACGAGCCGTCAAAACCCACCGAGAGAAACAAATGAGGGAGGGGGCCTTGCTGCCACATGCGAGGACATGTTGTCGACATTGGGTTGAGTTTCTCACTCTGATTCCCGGGAGAACGCTGAGCCTCTGTGCGGGAGGGGGAGCGAGATGGAACAGGTCAGGGGATGCTGCTCCATCTGCTTCAGGGAAGCACAATGACTAATGGCAGGACTGGGGCCGGCCACGGGCTCCAGCTCCCGAGAGACAAGGTGTGGAAGAAGTTACTCCACTGgttatattaaatctttcccctctcaccttaaaccaatgtcaccTGGTTCGTGATTCCTCTACCCCGGCTCaaagactgtgcatccacccaatcttttgacctcatgattgtatacacttctgtaagatcacccctcagcctcctgcgctccaaggaataaagtcccagcctgcccaacctctccctacagctcagtcctggcaacatccatgtaaatctcTGCACTAAATGCCTTGTTGGACTATCATCCAGTCTGTTGTATTAGTAGCTCATGGTTGTGCACCatctgttgcagttgtacaagacatcggtgaggccacattcagagcaTTGCTTTCAGTTCTGATCACTCTGTCATAgtgaagatgttgtcaagttggaaagggtgtagagaagagttatggggatgttgccaggactcgagggcccagATATAAAGGGAGAATTTGGCACagattaggtttagagggatatgggccaaatggtgagactagtgtagatggggcatgttggttggtgtgggcaagttaggccaaagggcctgtttccaaactataTTGACACTATAACTCTATCTGTGTCAAAGCATGACATGatatgctgactaagatgccccatatagagttgctgccttacagcaccagagacccgggttcgatcccgactacgggtgctgtctgtacggagtttgtacgttctccccgtgactgagtgggcttgctccgggtgctccggtttcctccaacactccaaggaCTTgcgggcttgcaggttaatttgttccagtaaaaattgtaaattgtccccattgtgtcggatagcgctagtgtgcggggatcgctggttggcccggactcggtgggccgaagggtatgtGTTTCCGTGCTAAACTAAAAAGCTCAATTTATTTCGGAGACTCGAACATTCTCTGCACTAGGGGTCAGAATGTTCACCAGTAAAATGAGTTTTTTCCGTAAATTGGCTTTTAAGAACCAGCAATGTAATTTCCTCAGAACATGTTGTGCAGCAAAGCAGATGGAAACAGTTCCAGCATTTATCTTTAAGTTGTTGGCAGTGCTTGAGATGAGGACGagaatagttttagtttagtttagagagacacagtgtggaaacaggcccttcagcccatcagatcCACGCCGACCGTAGATCATTTGTCGTCAGTGATTCTGCGTTACCTCAATTTCGTGGACCACTCCCTACACGctgcgggcaatttacagagggcccattaacctacaaacctgcacgtctttggagtgtgggaggaaaccggagatcctggagacaacccacggggtcacagggaggatgtgggtTTCTGGCCCCTGAAGGGCAGTAGCTCTAACGCTTGACGCAGCTTTACAGGCGCTTCAGACGGAACAAGGCAAAATGAATATGAAATAAATTATCCGTTATTTTtgcgcatgttctccccgtgggttttctccgagatcttcggtttcctcccacactccaaagacgtacaggtttgtaggttaattggcttggtgtatatataaattgtccctagtgtgtgtaggatagtgttagtgtgcggggattgctggtcggcgcggactctgcgggatgaagggcctgtttccgccctgtatccaccctaaactaaactaaataaactagggTAGCGCAGATGGTatgaggaggcgctgcctcacaccgccagagacccgagtttgattctgacctcgcatgctgcctgtgtggagtttgcatgttctccctgtcacttcCCTGTGTATCTCTAAACGCCCAATGCACTAATGCTTGGGAAGGTGTGACTGCAGTGGCTGCTTTCTGGGAAACTGTTGAACTCATCACAGACATCTTGGTCTcacatatattttatttttattttttttttatttttttatttattagaagtacggtaaattacaataacacacaacacatatatcttaatacattttttgtaccacttcattttttttttttaagctttaagaaaaagatagaagtaaggaaagtaaagaaggtgcgcaagagtcgtgaagtgcaagagagtgttgggaaaagaaagccccttagaaatgaagttagagaaggaagtaaagtaagaaagtagaccctagaaaagaaagaaaaagaaagtaaggacaatcgctctattataaccttaaactccgcagaaagaccaccaaccaagtctgtttttgttgttttacctcccattgccaggtcctgattttatttatttatttatttttaaaattactattgcacctcatgcttgtaataggtccataaacgtagaccacgtcttttggaattggtttgctttacctgctaagaggaatctcatctcttccagatgtaatgtttcaaacatatttgatgtccacatttttattgttggtgtgggcgcatttttccagaatttaagtatgagcttttttcccattattagcccgtaattgagtaaattcttctcacATTTAGATCGGGTTTGTAGCTGAGCCGCCGGAGCCCCACGGGGACGTCGGGCCCCACCGGAGCCGCGGACCCCCCACCAGGCTTCACCCCTGGCCTCCACCCCCGGGACAGCATGAGTCAAGAGGTGCTCAACTCTGCTGCTGTTCCTCTCTATGCCGAGGACATCCAGGGAGACGGACGCTGGCACTCACAGGTAAGTGGAGCCGGCCCTGCCTTACACCGCTGGTACATCTGCAactctggtgtgtgtgtgtgtgtatggatatgtgtgtgtacatacacacacgcatatatacacatatttatatattattatatatatatgtatatttgtgTATGCGTGTATACATAAACACATAGATATACACACACTATATTTGTATATACATGTATGTATAtttgtgtatctatgtgtgtgtgtatatattgtatatgtgtgtgcacatacacacacgcatatattcacatatattcaattcaattcaactttaatgtcattgcacagatacaagtatgggtacaacgaaatgcagtttagcgtcagtccatagtaatagtgcaatatagaaataaaaatacagaataagcaaacaatgtggacggagagactggagaaatctatcggcgggactccgagttcagcaatgtgatagtgttgttgtagaagctgttcctcatcctactagtacgagacctgaggctcctgtaccgcctccctgatgggaggagggcaaacagtccatggttggggtgggaggggactttgatgatcttcccggcccgtctcagacaccgttttcggtggagggcatccatggcagggagcggggcaccgatgatgtattgagcggttttcaccacccgttgtagtgccttcctgtccgctacggtgcagctgctgtaccataccgtgaagtgggtggtcaggatgctttcgatggtacagcggtaaaagttggtcaggatctggggggacaggtgagctttcttgagcctcctcaggaagtaaaggcgctgctgcgcctttttgatcagcttggaggtgttgagggaccaggacagatcctccgagatgtgtaccccgaggaatttgtagctggagacgcgcttcacctcagtcccgtttatatggatgggggtatgtctgccccctctgattttcctgaagtcaacaataatttccttcgtcttcttggagttgaggacgaggttattgttggcacaccagactgccaggtgctggacctcctctctgtaggctgactcgtcattgtcactgatcagtcctaccaccgtggtgtcgtcggcaaatttaatgatggcgttggagccattcttagggatgcagtcatgggtgaagaggaagtagaggagagggctgaacacacagccctgtggcacgccggtgttcagtgttgtagtggaggaggtgaggttgttgactgtggtctgttggtgaggaaatccagtgtccagttgcagagggaggtggagatgccaagtccgctgagtttggtgatcaagctggcggggatgacagtgttaaaggcggagctgaaatcaatgaacagcatcctgatgtaggtgttattgctgttcaggtgggtcagggcagagtgtagggccgccgatatggcgtcctctgtagacctgttggtccggtaggcaaactgatggggtccAGTATGGGGAGGAGGCTGGCTTTGACGTGAGCcaggatcagccgctcaaagcactttgcaatgacaggggtgagtgccactgggcggaaatcgttgcgactccctgtagctgattgtttgggcactggcacgatggttgatgtcttgaggcaagtggggacaacaccctgggccagtgacagattgaaaatgtcagtgaagaccagggatagttgtccagcatatgccctgagcacccgcccggggatgccatcagggccggcagctttgtgctcattcaccttgctcagtgcatcttgtacagcagaggaggagagactgaggggttgttcattcgggggtggagcaactttgatggctggagttttgttgtcccggtcaaagcgagcatagaaatggtttagctcgtccggaagggaggcgttgtctcggggggggtgttaactttctggtaatcggcaagggatttgattccttgccacatgcgcctggggtcagagttgttttggaaatgctcctcaatccgccgtttgtgattgagtttagcattcctaattcccatttcagattggccctggatgagctgtatccctcagcgttgccagatctgaaagcggcatcgcgagccttcagcaggagtctgacctccctgctcatccacggcttctggttagggaaggtctttatctctttgtgggtagtgacgttgtcagtgcagaattttatatagtccaaaactgttgaggtgtatgagttgatgtccacttgggagttaaaggtggcctgggtggcgaacagactccagtctgtttgctgaaactgttcctgtaaaacagagacagccccctcaggccaaatcttcactgtcctcacggtaggtttcacacgtctgatcagaggtgtgtatttggggagcaggaacagagagaggtggtcagactgtccaaggtgggggagggggagggctttgtaggcttcggtaatattagtatatactaagtccagaatattgtttcctctggttgggcaggaaacatgctgatggaacctggggagtacagttataTATGTCAGTGCAGGCagggaggggccgaatggccacctggGGCTCTCGCGCCGTCCGTGTCCCAGGTGAGCGTTAACCCCGCTTCCACTCGGTGTCGGCCACGATAACCTCGAGCACCACGGGATTACGCGGGGTTTGCCGTGAAACGGACACCACGGTCTGAGCGCTCTCTCCGCTTGCAGCACAGTCGTTTCGTCTTGGACTGCAAGGACAAGGAGCCCGACATTCTCTTTGTGGGTGATTCCATGGTGCAGCTTCTCCACCAGTACGAGGTACGTGTAtgtgtccccctccccttcctcctccccctcctcctccccttcctcctcctcctcctccccttcctccccctcctcctccccctccccctcctcctccccctccccctcttcatgcccccctcctcctccctccttccttgATTGTCACCTGTAACAAGCTGCAGTGAGATTCTTTATTTCTGCACACACAGTGGACCAGAGTCAACGCAAAGGCGTCGATAAAGTTACAAAATGTCCTCGTCCCCCCCTCAtttccccctaccccctccacATCAGCCACCTCGAAGCTGTGATCTCGTCTGTGGGGACTCCGACTCCACCTCTGCTCCGACCCCACCATCTCGCTCAACCACTCACCCCGTGCCCGTGGGCGAGACCTCCGCGGTGGGCGGGTCGCCGGTGCTGCCGCTGTAGTTGACCCAGACACTCCACTGTCCCTGGTGTTGCTGAGAACACGGCCGTCTAAGGAAGAGTCCTTCCCCAATACACTAGAAGGTAAATAAGGGCGGACACCACAAGACTCTTAGTTtagcttcgagatacagcacggaaactggcccttcggcccaccaggtccgaacCGACCAACGATGACCCCGTCCgtataccagcactatcctacacgctagggacagtttacaatttacaatttttatggaagccaattaacctgcaaacgtggagtgtgggaggaaaccggagcgtccagaggaaacccacacagtcacggggagaacggacaaactccgtacagacagcacccgtaggtagtcaggatctaacccgggtgggtggtgctgtcaggcagcaactctgccgctgcgccaccgtgccgtggtgGAATGGTGTGTGTCCTGGCGTCTGGTCCGCGCTGATTTAACTGTGCCGCCGTGCTCTTTGTTACGACAGATCTGGAGGGAGCTGTTCTCGCCTCTACACGCGCTCAACTTTGGCATCGGCGGCGACACCACGCGGCACGTACTCTGGAGGCTGGAGAACGGGGAGCTGGAAAATATTAAACCCAAGGTACGGGGGCAGAGGAGTTGGTCCCAAACAGACCCACGGGGTTGCAGCGTTCAACCTCCCATGAGCCAGGTTATTGCCTTGAAATTGCATGACCTAAGCTGCCTGTTTGCCAACACCTTGGTCTGTAGTATTAATATTCCTTTCGGCAAGAAAATGCGGCGTCTTTACCTGGTCCGGCATCTCAGGTGAGTGCTGGCTCACCAATGTGGTTAGTTTGGGGATTCagcttggaaacgggcccttcggccgtcgagcccgtgccaaccagccaTTGGGGGTATTTGGGAATGGCCAATAACTGCTGATGTTGCCACGATGGTCCGTATCCTGTAAGTAGATAGTTTagtgtgttattgtcatgtgtaccgagctacagtgaaaagcttttctcttctgtttaaatgggactgatccacattttagacTTTAAGTTCATTGAGGTTAGTGCAATACATGTTTATTTTAGCaataccgcatggaaacaggcccaccgagtccacgccgaaacatcgatcgcccattcacactagttccgtgttatcccactctctcctccactcccgacacaccggGTCCAATGTTACACAGGGCCAATCGACCCTGCGAAGCCGCGGGTCTTAGCGATGTGGGAGGAAGagacccgcgcggtcacagggagagcgtgcaaaccccCGCAcgcagacggcacccgaggtcaggatcgaacccgggtctctggggctgtgacggTTGATGTTGGCATTGAGTCGGGATGTTCGCTGCTTGCAGGTGGTCGTACTCTGGGTGGGGACCAACAATCACGAGCACTCGGCAGAGGAAGTGGTCGGCGGGATCGAGGCGATCGTGCAGCTGATTAACGGCCACCAGCCCCAGGCTAAGGTGCTGGTGTTGGTGAGTGAACGCTTTACCCTGCCCACTGCTTCTCAGATTCTCTTCCTGTTCCACCTTTCTATCCTGTTCTTTTTATTTCTAACCCATTCTATTTTTTCTATTATTATTTTTAgtgttaggcttgtattcactggagtttagaaggatgaggggatatcttatagaaacatataaaattacatatggactggacaagctagatgcaggaaaaatattcccaatgttgggcgagtccagaaccaggggccacacagtcttagaataaaggggaggccatttaagactgaggtgagaaaaaactttttcacccagatagttgtgaatttatggaattccctgccacagagggcagtggaggccaagtcactggatggatttaagagagagatagatagagttctaggggctagtggagacaagggatatggggagaaggcaggcacgggttattgataggggacgatcagccatgatcacaatgaatgcacctattttctatgtttctattacttttctttctatcatattatatttttattttatcatcTTTATTTCTATTATTGTTATTTCTACCCTATTCTATTTTGTTTCTCCTATTTCTTCTGTCTCCTTTTTGTAAATGGGGTTCGGGGTGAGCTGACTGTACCAATAAAAAGACACGgcactggagtaaactcagcggatcgggcagcatctctggagaatgaggattggtgacgtttcaggtcagggccgaggaagctggacatggggggggggggggggcaaagcctggcacggACTGTGaacggagctgcagatgctggtttaaaccaaagtctgCAACTGATAGTTGGATattggtggggggagaggggattcgCAAATGGGTGGATATAGTCTTcgagttcatccagcagttttgacggagaaacaaggaactgcagatgatggattccagagaaagacacaatgtgctggagtaactcagccggtcaggaaacatcgctggagaacgtggatgggtgacggtatgaaacgtcacctatccatgttttgctacccgtcccgctgagatagtccagcacgttgtgtctaccttctgtgggcaggtgatggtttgggtcccGACTTGGAGCGCCACCTCTCCACGATGCtgcgtggcccgctgagatagtccagcacgttgtgtcactCTTGGTAGACCGCGCTGCGTGCTGCTGTTACGGTGTCCACGTCACACGCTCTCACTGCCTGCTGACCCGTGCTCTGCTCTTCTCCCCATCAGAGTCTCCTGCCCCGGGGGGAGAAGCCGAACCCACTGCGGGAGAAGAACGGGCAGGTGAACCAGCTGCTGAAGAGCTCCCTGGTGAAGTTCCCCAAGATGCAGCTCCTCAACGTGGACGCGGGCTTCGTGCACTCGGACGGCACCATCTCCCACCATGACATGTTCGACTACCTGCACCTCACCCAGATGGGCTACGCCAAGGTGTGCAAGCCCGTCTACGAACTGCTGGTTCAGCTGCTGGAGGAAACACCCGAAGAGAAGCAGGCCAACCTGGCGTGATCGCTTCACGGTCCTTCCCCCTCTCATCGCTGGAGCGGAGCCAACTCTCGAGACCCGTCACTGCCTGGAGCACCCAAGTAAAGGCACCTTTGTTGTATCAGTACAAGTGTAGGGTCCTCTCCGAATTGGATGCATTCATTCCCCATAGCAAAGCAGTCCATGCATTAGAGGCCACAGCGCAGCTAAATATATACATTGCTCTTTTTACTGTCATTAGGCAAAATGTCTTTCCTATTAAAACATAAGTGTGTGTCTGCAGTAATTAGCCAGTGGTTTTCATGCGGTAGAATCAAGCACTCATGAATCGCACTGATTTTATAGCTGATTTGATATAACGGGCCCACTTCCAGCCAACTCTCTTTTAAACATAGAGCAGCCAGAGTAGTTAAAATATTTCCTTCTATATGGTGCAGAGTtcccttgtgtgtgtatatagtttCTCCACTGGGTGACACCAGTCTACATTGCTGTAAGTAAAAACTACCCGGTGTGGAGTTGCCATCTAGTGGTAGTGAGTGGAACACACAAGGGCCCATCACACCAGGCTTGCACATTGACAATATTTCCTGCATTGTGTAAATATAGTATGtcacagggggggtgggggggggggctttctattCACATCTCCAAGTTTTTAACCTGTTGTATTTGAATCGGAAGGAGAAAAATCCTGGTGCCCGTGTTGAGACGTTAACTGGTTCTGATACAGTTTGCCCGAACAAGAACCGACGACAcctaatgtgaaggaaggaactgcagatgctggatacagacaaaaaaagctggagtaactcagcgggacaggcagcatctctggagagaaggaatgggtgatgtttcaggttgaagccctccttcagactgaaacgtcacctatcccttttctcctgagatgctgcctgacatgctgagttactccagctttttgtgtctgtatcaGCCATCCTAACATGGGTTGCAAAGTGAGCCTTTAGTTCGTTTTAATCGCTTTTAATGTCCTCCTCCCAGCATTTTATTATAGTTCCGGTTCCCCCTTACTTGTGCTGCGGGGAAAGTGATGGCTCGGTCCGTGTTTAGACACCTGCATGACGTTGTCTGAATCTTCGAGTTAGTTACTGCCGACCCAGATTCTGGATGCTCCATTGCAGTTAAGAGGTTTGCAGCAATTGCATAAAATGCACGGCTTCCCGCCCGCGACATATCGTAAAACTGCAGCGTTGCACAGGGTTGAGGTTCCTGACAACGCCAAACCATCCGCCAGAATAACGTGGCTGCCGCTGTGTTTACGGGCGGGTCAGGTGATTAAATCAatgaggacacaaggaactgtggatgcttgcGTGGAACAcaaggtgctgcagtaactcagcgggccaggcagcatctctggaggacatggatggttgACGCTTCCCAGTTTGAAGTACGGCTCctggcctgaaacatcgcccatccacgtgctccacagaggctgcctgacccactgagttactccggcactttgtgtcatgGTTAAATCAGTGATTTGCAGGGCATTGAATCCAGGAGAATAGAAGAGTGTTTAGAATGAGTTAGGACTTGGCCCCTCTGAGGAAGAATAAATATCTCATCGCCCTCGTCTGCATGCTGACTCTGACTTTACTATGTGGCTTTTGCTTGGGTTCGCTGTGGGCAAAGAGAAAACACTATttaccctgcacagtttgtctgcaggcatctttgtgtgtgtgtgtgtgtgtgtgtgtgtcagggagaGGAACGATCTGTGCGAGCCCCTCACATTCTACTTTAAGTTGGATTAATTCTGCTAATCACGGGAAGCAAATGCTTGTGCTGATTTTAAAACTCTTTTTGTCGCTTAATCTCCACTGATGCTCTTTGCCGGGATCATGTCGTGCAGGGCACTGTAATGTAGTACGTACCCATTGCAGGCTGGAATTCACATTTCACACCAACCTGTTTTTGTTTCCTTCCATAGCCTGAGAAAAATTATTGTTTTTCTAACAAGAAAtctaagaaggaaaaaaaaaaattcttcttTTATTTAGGTTCCTTATTTTTAAATCCTGATTGAAAAATACTCATTTGTAACCAAGGCCTCTGCACTGAGCCTGGTGAAGGAATGCGCGCTAATGCAGGCTGTGGGTTGCAGGATCCACTGCATCACTGCGCCTCCCAGTGGTTGAACGACCCCACTCCACCTAGAAGTGCACAAGTTATCCAGTATTAGCATTGGCAGCTTACCCCATTAACCCTGCACTGAATCAGATACCTGCCTGCTTTCTGAAACACCCCTGGCAGCGCTAAGCTTGTATTTTAACTTCCTGCCCCCTTTCAAATTCTTATGGAGTTGCTGCCACAGACTGGCCGCGTTGTCGGTGGGGTAGTCACTGTGGGGTTCATCTTCCACATTAGTTCAACGCTTTTTGGAAAGGTTTGCAGGTCGCAATAGGACTGATTCCCAGAACTGGTCCCAGTGTGGGCAGGGctgacagtgtggggcccaggatAGGCGTGAGATGCTTATAACGGGTTTGGTAAAGAGAAAAATCGGTCTTTGCGAGAAGTACGGGTAAGAGACCTCCACACACACGGGCACTGTTTAGATAAAAACACGCACTCCACAGTAGAGATGCTTCACTTAAGGAGGAAAGTAGACCATGATCAACTAAATCCTTTAAATACCTACATGACGGGCTTTATAGACACCTCGAATGCGGCcattgcactttgtgtttttagatGCCCGGTTTATTGTGatatatttttaacttaattcCGGCAAGTTGTGTGGCTTTGGGCAGCCCTGCTCTCGACTATCACCAAGACGTCACTCTTGGTTTGAGGGAGGGAACACTGCAGAAGGACTCTGTAGCGGCATTGCTCCCGGAAATCTAATGAGATAATGACTTGCTTTGGCTACTTTGAGCCCGAGTTCTTCGGCAAAACCGTGAATGCCAGCCGCGAGCCACTCCAGCGAAGGGGGTCACTTGTAGATTAGTCACTTGCCAGCGTGCTGTAGATTTTCCTGATGATCTGTGTGTATCTTCAGCGGGACCGAGTCTGTTCTTGTGCGGGAAGGATTAAcaatttggtgtgtgtgtgtgtgccggaTAAGGTAGTGACTTCATGTAATTTATTACCCTCCATCTACATTGAATGTACCTGAAAATGCCCGAGTTTAAAATACATTGCATTGCAAGATGCATTACTGACCTTGCAGCCTAACGATAAGATATTTTGACATTACACAATCTTCTGAAATCCGCAACGTAGATGTTGACGTCAAATTATAAGGGATTCCTGCACGTACTTCCTCCCTGGGTACTTGAGCAGAGTCGTAGATTTGCtacacaggaggaggccatttggcccatcgtatcTCCTGCTACTTGGAAAAAGAACTCCCCGGTCTAATCCCACCCATCGGACATGGTCCGTAGTCCCACAGTTTGCGGCTCACCAAGTTCACACCCAAGTTCCCCAACTTAAATTCTGGGTAATAATGAATGGAGCAGCTTCTACAAGACTACAAGCTCGTAATAGAGGGTGAATGTATACTTTGTATGGAGAAATGTTCCTTTTACAGAGTCCTTAATTCCAAGGGTTTATTCTCTTCCATTCCCCATACGCAGATAAAACGATACATTATTTTTTAAGCATATATGGTTGTAGAGGGCTATCTGAAACATGGGACCACGTTTGTTGGCACACTACATGGATTGGGAAATATATCCTCCAATTGCTTTTATGAACCTCTTTCCTCCCTGCTCATATTTTACGATTGGCATGTATGATCTCTGCATCAGACTATGCTTCCAGAAACACATTGTATAGTGATGCTTGATAAAAACTGCTGTAGCCAAATACTTGTCTGTAATATTCAAGAGTGAAGAAAGCATACAGTActatttgtgtcttgttttgagtGACTCGCTGAATGGTAGTGTGTATATGCTTATTTAATAAACAAGAATGTGTAACTGTTATCAGAGATCTGAGCAGTGGTGTGTTGTGCTTCCACGTACTGTCATTTATGCTTCCATGTAATACTGTAATATTAAAAATAGTTTGAAACTTTGCAGCTGGTTCTGACGTGTGGTAGGGGCGTGATCTCCACACTCGGGGACTGATGTTTCACTGAGCTCCATCCGGCCCCTGCATTCAGTGTCGTTGCATTGGGAAAGTAGAATGCGTCACTGATACTGCCTTGAAACGTACGAAGGCCCCCACTAaaatattaagtatagaagttggcagctcatgttgcagttgcataagacgttggtgaggccgcatttagagtagacaaaagtgctggagaaactcagcgggtgcggcagcatctatggagtgaaggaaataggcaatgtttcaggctgaaattcttcttcagagttttttttttagagtattgtgttcagttctgggcaccatgttataggaaagatactgTCTCACGCtttgaaagggtacagaaaagatt from Amblyraja radiata isolate CabotCenter1 chromosome 33, sAmbRad1.1.pri, whole genome shotgun sequence carries:
- the pafah1b2 gene encoding platelet-activating factor acetylhydrolase IB subunit alpha2, producing the protein MSQEVLNSAAVPLYAEDIQGDGRWHSQHSRFVLDCKDKEPDILFVGDSMVQLLHQYEIWRELFSPLHALNFGIGGDTTRHVLWRLENGELENIKPKVVVLWVGTNNHEHSAEEVVGGIEAIVQLINGHQPQAKVLVLSLLPRGEKPNPLREKNGQVNQLLKSSLVKFPKMQLLNVDAGFVHSDGTISHHDMFDYLHLTQMGYAKVCKPVYELLVQLLEETPEEKQANLA